One Actinomycetota bacterium DNA window includes the following coding sequences:
- a CDS encoding polysaccharide deacetylase family protein encodes MPSDKTPSGRRQDPRDRRPPRRRRKQKRRVPPVAIAIIAIALVVGVIALATRGGDEPATSQAAADSVIPRVTEEDIAAAQQLGPRDQELVNIGRTGVSINRAGGGRKYVALTFDDGPGPDTPAVLAELKRLGVPATFFVLGAKVQENPETFRQVVADGHEVGVHTWDHKDMTSLKPAQQKEEIATTAGQILSVGGVASRLFRAPYGSVSPSVLKQAEDAKLLSVLWDVDTVDWTRPSPDQIVQSAVSQAQPGSIILMHDGGGDRAATIAALPRIVKDLRAKGYEFATVGDLVISDPPDSDDMSSESRATQR; translated from the coding sequence GTGCCGTCCGACAAGACACCATCGGGGCGCCGCCAGGATCCGCGCGATCGCCGTCCGCCGCGCCGACGCCGCAAGCAGAAGCGCCGCGTGCCGCCCGTCGCGATCGCCATCATCGCGATCGCCCTCGTGGTGGGCGTCATCGCGCTGGCCACGCGCGGGGGCGATGAGCCCGCCACGTCGCAGGCCGCCGCCGATTCGGTGATCCCCAGGGTGACCGAAGAGGACATCGCCGCCGCGCAGCAGCTCGGCCCGCGCGACCAGGAGCTCGTGAACATCGGGCGGACCGGCGTGAGCATCAACCGCGCCGGCGGGGGCCGCAAGTACGTGGCGCTCACCTTCGACGACGGTCCCGGTCCTGACACCCCGGCCGTGCTCGCAGAGCTCAAGAGGCTGGGCGTGCCCGCCACCTTCTTCGTGCTCGGCGCGAAGGTGCAGGAGAACCCCGAGACGTTCCGGCAGGTCGTTGCCGACGGCCACGAGGTGGGCGTGCACACCTGGGACCACAAGGACATGACCTCCCTCAAGCCGGCGCAGCAGAAGGAGGAGATCGCGACCACGGCCGGGCAGATCCTGAGCGTGGGCGGCGTGGCCAGCCGGCTGTTCCGCGCGCCGTACGGGTCGGTGAGCCCGTCGGTGCTCAAGCAGGCCGAGGACGCCAAGCTGCTGTCGGTGCTGTGGGACGTCGACACCGTCGACTGGACGCGACCCTCGCCCGACCAGATCGTGCAGTCGGCCGTGTCCCAGGCCCAGCCCGGTTCGATAATCCTCATGCACGACGGGGGCGGTGACCGCGCAGCCACCATCGCCGCGCTGCCGCGCATCGTCAAGGACCTGCGCGCGAAGGGCTACGAGTTCGCCACGGTGGGCGACCTGGTCATCTCGGATCCGCCCGACTCGGACGACATGTCGTCCGAGTCCCGCGCCACCCAGCGCTAG
- a CDS encoding Crp/Fnr family transcriptional regulator gives MATLTPLSARQSNGSTEQGRPALSRLDLFDGIPRRDLDLLDARLPLIRWPREADAPAALTRGDHLYIVRQGRIALSDVTPQGQEVTTTIVEPGAVYSSLGLEQAAPAIALEASAVTPLPVHAIEALVTRYPRFGVNLAVALTGRLANLRQTVGIVSEMRVEDRLRRRLHQIAEQIGTAAPEGVRIGLDLTHAQWASLIGASREAVTTAFGKLRAASEVEMEGRSITIPWAAMNAADAPPAALAS, from the coding sequence ATGGCCACTCTCACACCACTTTCCGCACGCCAGTCCAACGGGTCAACCGAGCAGGGGCGCCCCGCGCTCTCGCGCCTCGATCTCTTCGACGGCATCCCGCGCCGCGACCTCGACCTGCTTGACGCGCGTCTCCCGCTCATCCGGTGGCCGCGAGAGGCCGACGCGCCCGCCGCGCTCACCCGCGGCGATCACCTCTACATCGTCCGCCAGGGCCGCATCGCCCTGAGCGACGTCACCCCGCAGGGCCAGGAGGTCACCACGACCATCGTCGAGCCGGGCGCCGTGTACTCGTCGCTCGGCCTCGAGCAGGCCGCCCCTGCGATCGCCCTCGAGGCGAGCGCGGTCACCCCGCTGCCCGTGCACGCGATCGAGGCACTCGTCACCCGCTATCCGCGCTTCGGCGTCAACCTGGCCGTCGCGCTCACGGGCCGCCTGGCGAACCTTCGCCAGACCGTCGGCATCGTCTCGGAGATGCGCGTGGAGGACCGACTCCGCCGGCGCCTGCACCAGATCGCCGAGCAGATCGGCACCGCGGCGCCCGAGGGCGTGCGCATCGGCCTCGACCTGACCCATGCCCAGTGGGCATCACTCATCGGAGCGTCCCGGGAGGCCGTCACCACGGCGTTCGGGAAGCTGCGGGCCGCCAGCGAGGTGGAGATGGAGGGACGCTCCATCACCATCCCGTGGGCTGCCATGAACGCAGCAGACGCCCCGCCAGCCGCGTTGGCGAGCTAG
- a CDS encoding ABC transporter substrate-binding protein has translation MTLIRLGHSPDPDDAFMFYALAKDLIPTGEFRFEHLLRDIETLNRWAMEGRLEVSAISVHAYAAVAGTYRLLPHGASMGEQYGPMVVARKAIDPADLPRMKVAVPGTLTSAFLELQLAAGRIDDPLIVPFDQILDVVERGEADAGLVIHEGQLTYGSQGLVNVLDLGTWWHELTGGLPLPLGANVVRRDLGEQSMVGLSHILRESIRYSLGHRADALAYAAEYGRGLDDDLNDRFVGMYVNERTLDYGEDGREAVRELLRRGVEAGLIDHEVPVDFVED, from the coding sequence ATGACGCTGATCCGCCTGGGTCACAGCCCCGACCCCGACGACGCGTTCATGTTCTACGCGCTCGCGAAGGACCTCATCCCCACCGGGGAGTTTCGGTTCGAGCACCTGCTCCGCGACATCGAGACCCTCAACCGCTGGGCCATGGAGGGCCGCCTCGAGGTGAGCGCCATCTCGGTGCACGCCTACGCCGCGGTGGCCGGCACATACCGCCTGCTGCCGCACGGGGCGTCGATGGGCGAGCAGTACGGGCCCATGGTGGTCGCGCGCAAGGCCATCGACCCGGCCGACCTGCCGCGCATGAAGGTGGCCGTGCCGGGCACGCTCACCAGCGCCTTCCTCGAGCTGCAGCTGGCGGCGGGGCGCATCGACGACCCCCTCATCGTGCCGTTCGACCAGATCCTCGACGTGGTGGAGCGCGGCGAGGCCGATGCCGGCCTGGTCATCCACGAGGGCCAGCTCACGTATGGGTCGCAGGGGCTCGTGAACGTGCTCGACCTCGGCACGTGGTGGCACGAGCTCACCGGCGGCCTGCCCCTGCCCCTTGGCGCCAACGTGGTGCGGCGCGACCTGGGCGAGCAGTCGATGGTGGGCCTCTCGCACATCCTGCGCGAGAGCATCCGGTACAGCCTGGGGCACCGGGCCGATGCCCTGGCGTACGCGGCCGAGTACGGGCGCGGCCTGGACGACGACCTCAACGACCGCTTCGTGGGCATGTACGTGAACGAGCGCACGCTCGACTACGGCGAGGATGGCCGCGAGGCGGTGCGAGAGCTGCTCCGGCGCGGCGTGGAGGCCGGGCTGATCGACCACGAGGTCCCCGTGGACTTCGTGGAGGACTGA